The Eurosta solidaginis isolate ZX-2024a chromosome 4, ASM4086904v1, whole genome shotgun sequence genome includes a window with the following:
- the LOC137250014 gene encoding uncharacterized protein, translated as MSEMSTQIISKMETQLKEQEARITVQLEAQEAGISSKLEARMDEKITQFEEKIEAEVDALRGRIQELQLNRPAVSASNPKVKTPSFDGSVHFQVFKLQFEKSAAVNNWNAEDKVAALALKGPAAEILQTIPEYERNNCETLMSALERRYGSEHRKHIFQIELQNRYQKANETLQEFASDIERLAHLSNADAPEEYTERVKIQSFINGIRMETKRATYANPKLTFAETVSLALTQETAALLSKPAYRAHRVEVEKPDWVDAILEALKGTQQKNNDAVKYFKYGKPGHIARYCNTNPNSSNNVGGRKRRAEGDEQISKTNQSLN; from the coding sequence atgtcagaaatgtcgacacagattatatcaaagatggagacacaactgaaagaacaagaggcacgcataacagtacaactcgaagcacaagaggcgggtatatcatcaaaactcgaagcgcgtatggacgagaaaataacgcagtttgaggaaaaaattgaagccgaggtggatgctttgagaggtcgtatacaagagttgcaattaaatcgcccagctgtttcagcaagcaatccaaaggtaaaaacaccatcctttgacggttctgttcattttcaggtctttaagctacagtttgagaagagcgcagcagtgaacaactggaatgctgaagataaagtcgcagctctagcgttaaaaggaccagctgcggaaatcttacagaccatcccagagtacgagcggaacaactgcgaaacattgatgagcgctttagagagacgttacggaagcgagcataggaaacatatattccaaattgagttgcaaaaccgctaccaaaaagcaaatgagacattgcaggagtttgcttcagatattgaaagattggctcatctttcaaatgcggacgcacccgaggaatacactgaaagggtaaaaatccagagcttcataaatggcatacgaatggaaacgaagcgggctacatatgcgaatccaaaactaacatttgctgaaacggtatcgcttgcactgactcaggaaacagcggcacttttgagtaagccagcgtacagagctcatcgcgtggaagtggaaaagccagactgggtagacgcaattttggaagcattgaagggtacgcagcagaagaataatgatgcagtcaaatactttaagtatggaaagccagggcatattgcgcgttattgcaacaccaaccctaacagttccaacaatgtgggtggtcgtaaacgcagagcagaaggagatgagcaaatctccaagacaaatcaatcgttaaactaa